One segment of Pan paniscus chromosome 20, NHGRI_mPanPan1-v2.0_pri, whole genome shotgun sequence DNA contains the following:
- the CIC gene encoding protein capicua homolog isoform X18 translates to MYSAHRPLMPASSAASRGLGMFVWTNVEPRSVAVFPWHSLVPFLAPSQPDPSVQPSEAQQPASHPVASNQSKEPAESAAVAHERPPGGTGSADPGRPPGATCPESPGPGPPHPLGVVESGKGPPPTTEEEASGPPGEPRLDSETESDHDDAFLSIMSPEIQLPLPPGKRRTQSLSALPKERDSSSEKDGRSPNKREKDHIRRPMNAFMIFSKRHRALVHQRHPNQDNRTVSKILGEWWYALGPKEKQKYHDLAFQVKEAHFKAHPDWKWCNKDRKKSSSEAKPTSLGLAGGHKETRERSMSETGTAAAPGVSSELLSVAAQTLLSSDTKAPGSSSCGAERLHTVGGPGSARPRAFSHSGVHSLDGGEVDSQALQELTQMVSGPASYSGPKPSTQYGAPGPFAAPGEGGALAATGRPPLLPTRASRSQRAASEDMTSDEERMVICEEEGDDDVIADDGFGTTDIDLKCKERVTDSESGDSSGEDPEGNKGFGRKVFSPVIRSSFTHCRPPLDPEPPGPPDPPVAFGKGYGSAPSSSASSPASSSASAATSFSLGSGTFKAQESGQGSTAGPLRPPPPGAGGPATPSKATRFLPTDPATFRRKRPESVGGLEPPGPSVIAAPPSGGGNILQTLVLPPNKEEQEGGGARVPSAPAPSLAYGAPAAPLSRPAATMVTNVVRPVSSTPVPIASKPFPTSGRAEASPNDTAGARTEMGTGSRVPGGSPLGVSLVYSDKKSAAATSPAPHLVAGPLLGTVGKAPATVTNLLVGTPGYGAPAPPAVQFIAQGAPGGGTTAGSGAGAGSGPNGPVPLGILQPGALGKAGGITQVQYILPTLPQQLQVAPAPAPAPGTKAAAPSGPAPTTSIRFTLPPGTSTNGKVLAATAPTPGIPILQSVPSAPPPKAQSVSPVQAPPPGGSAQLLPGKVLVPLAAPSMSVRGGGAGQPLPLVSPPFSVPVQNGAQPPSKIIQLTPVPVSTPSGLVPPLSPATLPGPTSQPQKVLLPSSTRITYVQSAGGHTLPLGTSPASSQAGTVTSYGPTSSVALGFTSLGPSGPAFVQPLLSAGQAPLLAPGQVGVSPVPSPQLPPACAAPGGPVITAFYSGSPAPTSSAPLAQPSQAPPSLVYTVATSTTPPAATILPKGPPAPATATPAPTSPFPSATAGSMTYSLVAPKAQRPSPKAPQKVKAAIASIPVGSFEAGASGRPGPAPRQPLEPGPVREPTALESELEGQPTPPAPPPLPETWTPTARSSPPLPPPAEERTSAKGPETMASKFPSSSSDWRVPGQGLENRGEPPTPPSPAPAPAVAPGGSSESSSGRAAGDTPERKEAAGTGKKVKVRPPPLKKTFDSVDKVLSEVDFEERFAELPEFRPEEVLPSPTLQSLATSPRAILGSYRKKRKNSTDLDSAPEDPTSPKRKMRRRSSCSSEPNTPKSAKCEGDIFTFDRTEAEDVLGELEYDKVPYSSLRRTLDQRRALVMQLFQDHGFFPSAQATAAFQARYADIFPSKVCLQLKIREVRQKIMQAATPTEQPPGAEAPLPVPPPTGTAAAPAPTPSPAGGPDPTSPSSDSGTAQAAPPLPPPPESGPGQPGWEGAPQPSPPPPGPSTAATGR, encoded by the exons ATGTATTCGGCCCACAGGCCCCTGATGCCCGCGTCCAGCGCGGCCTCCCGTGGCCTCGGCATGTTCG TGTGGACGAATGTGGAACCTCGCTCTGTGGCTGTGTTCCCTTGGCACTCCTTAGTCCCCTTCCTGGCACCCAGCCAGCCTGACCCCTCCGTGCAGCCGAGCGAGGCCCAGCAACCTGCCAGCCACCCAGTGGCCTCCAACCAGAGCAAAG AACCTGCTGAGTCGGCAGCTGTTGCTCATGAACGGCCACCAGGTGGGACAGGGAGTGCTGACCCTGGGCGGCCCCCTGGAGCCACATGCCCTGAGAGCCCAGGACCCGGACCCCCACACCCTTTGGGGGTGGTGGAATCTGGTAAGGGTCCGCCTCCCACCACGGAGGAGGAGGCCTCCGGCCCCCCAGGAGAGCCCCGGCTGGACAGTGAGACAGAGAGTGACCATGATGATGC CTTCCTCTCCATCATGTCTCCTGAGATCCAGTTGCCTCTACCGCCCGGAAAACGTCGGACCCAGTCCCTCAGTGCCCTACCCAAGGAACGGGACTCATCTTCTGAGAAGGATGGACGCAGCCCCAACAAG CGGGAGAAGGACCACATCCGGCGGCCCATGAATGCCTTCATGATCTTCAGCAAGCGGCACCGGGCCCTGGTCCACCAGCGTCATCCCAACCAGGACAACCGGACCGTCAGCAAGATCCTGGGCGAGTGGTGGTATGCCCTGGGGCCCAAGGAGAAGCAGAAGTACCACGACCTGGCCTTCCAG GTGAAGGAGGCCCACTTCAAGGCCCACCCAGATTGGAAGTGGTGCAACAAGGACCGAAAGAAGTCCAGCTCAGAGGCCAAGCCCACGAGCCTGGGGCTGGCAGGAGGGCACAAGGAGACGCGGGAGCGGAGCATGTCGGAGACGGGCACTGCTGCTGCCCCTGGGG TATCCTCTGAGCTCCTGTCCGTTGCAGCCCAgacactcctgagctcagacaccAAGGCTCCGGGGAGCAGCTCCTGTGGGGCAGAACGGCTACACACAGTTGGGGGACCTGGCTCAGCCCGGCCCCGAGCTTTCTCCCACAGTGGGGTACACAGCCTGGACGGCGGAGAAGTAGACAGTCAGGCGCTACAGGAACTGACGCAG ATGGTGTCTGGCCCTGCATCATACTCTGGCCCAAAGCCTTCTACCCAGTATGGAGCTCCAGGACCCTTTGCAGCCCCTGGTGAGGGAGGTGCCTTGGCGGCCACTGGGCGGCCCCCGCTGCTGCCCACCCGAGCTTCTCGTTCTCAGCGTGCGGCCAGTGAGGACATGACGAGTGATGAGGAGCGCATGGTCATCTGTGAGGAGGAAGGGGATGATGATGTCATTG CTGACGATGGCTTCGGCACCACTGACATTGATCTCAAGTGCAAGGAGCGGGTGACCGACAGCGAGAGTGGGGACAGCTCTGGGGAGGACCCAGAGGGCAACAAG GGCTTTGGTCGGAAGGTGTTTTCACCTGTGATCCGTTCCTCCTTTACCCACTGCCGCCCCCCACTGGACCCTGAGCCCCCAGGGCCCCCGGATCCTCCTGTAGCCTTTGGCAAAGGCTATGGTTCCGCCCCATCCTCCTCTGCGTCCTCGCctgcttcctcctcagcctcggcAGCCACCTCCTTCTCACTGGGCTCAGGAACCTTCAAGGCCCAGGAGTCTGGTCAGGGCAGCACAGCGGGCCCCCTACGGCCCCCACCCCCTGGGGCTGGGGGTCCAGCGACACCTTCCAAGGCAACCCGGTTCCTCCCAACGGATCCTGCCACCTTCCGGCGCAAGAGACCTGAAAGTGTGGGTGGCCTGGAGCCACCAGGCCCCTCAGTCATCGCGGCCCCTCCCAGCGGAGGAGGAAACATCCTGCAGACACTGGTGCTGCCCCCAAACAAGGAGGAGCAAGAGGGCGGTGGAGCCAGAGTGCCCTCCGCCCCCGCCCCATCACTGGCCTACGGGGCCCCAGCAGCTCCCCTGTCCCGTCCTGCCGCCACCATGGTCACCAATGTGGTGCGGCCTGTCAGCAGCACTCCTGTGCCCATCGCCTCTAAGCCCTTCCCCACCTCTGGCCGGGCTGAGGCGTCTCCAAATGACACAGCAGGTGCCAGGACTGAAATGGGCACTGGGTCTCGGGTGCCTGGGGGCTCCCCGCTGGGTGTCAGCTTAGTGTATTCGGACAAGAAGTCGGCAGCAGCCACCTCACCAGCCCCACACTTGGTGGCTGGACCCCTGCTGGGCACTGTGGGGAAGGCGCCTGCCACTGTCACTAACCTACTGGTGGGCACCCCGGGGTATGGGGCCCCTGCGCCCCCTGCTGTCCAGTTCATTGCCCAGGGGGCCCCTGGTGGTGGGACCACTGCGGGCTCAGGAGCAGGTGCTGGGAGTGGCCCCAATGGGCCAGTACCCCTGGGCATCCTGCAACCAGGTGCCCTGGGCAAGGCTGGGGGAATCACCCAGGTACAGTACATCCTGCCCACGCTGCCCCAGCAGCTTCAGGTGGCACCTGCCCCAGCACCAGCCCCTGGGACCAAGGCAGCGGCTCCCAGCGGCCCTGCACCCACCACCAGCATCCGTTTCACCCTCCCACCGGGCACTTCCACCAACGGCAAAGTCCTGGCCGCCACTGCACCCACTCCTGGCATCCCCATCCTGCAGTCTGTACCCTCCGCCCCACCCCCCAAAG CCCAGTCAGTTTCTCCCGTGCAGGCCCCGCCCCCGGGTGGCTCAGCCCAGCTGCTGCCTGGGAAGGTCCTAGTGCCTCTGGCCGCCCCTAGCATGTCAGTGCGGGGTGGAGGGGCCGGCCAGCCGCTGCCACTGGTGAGCCCGCCCTTCTCAGTACCTGTGCAGAATGGTGCCCAGCCCCCCAGCAAG ATCATCCAGCTGACCCCGGTGCCTGTGAGCACACCCAGCGGCCTGGTGCCGCCCCTGAGCCCAGCCACACTCCCTGGACCCACCTCTCAGCCTCAGAAGGTCCTGTTGCCCTCCTCCACCAG AATCACCTATGTGCAGTCAGCGGGCGGGCACACGCTGCCCCTGGGTACCAGCCCTGCGTCCAGCCAGGCTGGAACAGTCACCTCGTACGGGCCCACGAGCTCTGTAGCTCTAGGCTTCACCTCGCTGGGGCCCAGCGGCCCCGCCTTCGTGCAGCCCCTGCTCTCAG CAGGCCAAGCCCCACTGCTGGCTCCCGGTCAGGTGGGCGTGTCACCTGTGCCCAGTCCCCAGCTGCCGCCTGCCTGTGCAGCCCCCGGAGGTCCTGTCATAACAGCGTTTTACTCTGGCAGCCCTGCACCCACCTCCTCAGCACCCCTGGCCCAGCCATCCCAGGCCCCCCCAAGCCTGGTCTACACTGTGGCCACCAGCACAACCCCACCTGCAGCCACCATTCTGCCCAAGGGCCCGCCAGCCCCTGCCACTGCCACCCCAGCCCCGACTAGCCCTTTCCCCAGTGCCACAG CAGGTTCCATGACCTACAGCTTAGTGGCCCCCAAGGCCCAGCGGCCCAGCCCGAAGGCCCCCCAGAAAGTGAAGGCAGCCATCGCCAGCATTCCCGTGGGGTCCTTTGAGGCAGGTGCCTCTGGGCGGCCTGGCCCTGCACCCCGGCAGCCTCTGGAGCCTGGCCCAGTCCGAGAGCCAACTGCCCTAGAGTCTGAGCTTGAGGGGCAGCCCACACCACCAGCCCCTCCACCCCTGCCAGAGACCTGGACTCCCACGGCCCGGAGCAGccccccactgcccccacctGCTGAGGAGCGGACCAGCGCCAAGGGCCCTGAGACCATG GCCAGCAAATTCCCCAGCTCATCTTCAGACTGGCGCGTCCCTGGGCAGGGCCTGGAGAATCGTGGGGAgcctcccactcctcccagcccgGCCCCAGCTCCAGCCGTAGCCCCTGGCGGCAGCAGCGAGAGCAGCAGTGGGCGGGCAGCCGGGGACACCCCGGAGCGCAAGGAGGCGGCTGGTACTGGCAAGAAGGTGAAGGTGCGGCCCCCGCCCCTGAAGAAGACCTTTGACTCTGTGGACAA GGTCCTGTCAGAAGTGGACTTCGAAGAGCGCTTTGCTGAGTTGCCTGAGTTTCGGCCTGAGGAGGTGCTGCCCTCCCCCACCCTGCAGTCTCTGGCCACCTCACCCCGGGCCATCCTGGGCTCTTACCGCAAGAAGAGGAAGAACTCCACGG ACCTGGATTCAGCACCCGAGGACCCCACCTCGCCCAAGCGCAAGATGAGAAGACGCTCCAGCTGCAGCTCGGAGCCCAACACCCCCAAGAGTGCCAAGTGCGAGGGGGACATCTTCACCTTTGACC GTACAGAAGCCGAGGACGTGCTTGGGGAGCTAGAGTATGACAAGGTGCCATACTCCTCCCTGCGGCGCACCCTAGACCAGCGCCGGGCCCTGGTCATGCAGCTCTTTCAGGACCATGGCTTCTTCCCGTCAG CCCAGGCCACAGCCGCCTTCCAGGCCCGCTATGCAGACATCTTTCCCTCCAAGGTTTGTCTGCAGTTGAAGATCCGTGAGGTGCGCCAGAAGATCATGCAGGCTGCCACTCCCACGGAGCAGCCCCCTGGAGCTGAGGCTCCTCTCCCTGTACCGCCCCCCACTGGCactgctgctgcccctgcccccactcccagccccgcAGGGGGCCCTGACCCCACCTCACCCAGCTCGGACTCTGGCACGGCCCAGGCTGCCCCGCCACTGCCTCCACCCCCAGAGTCGGGACCTGGACAGCCTGGCTGGGAGGGGGCTCCCCagccctcccccccacccccaggtccCTCCACAGCTGCCACAGGCAGGTGA